In a genomic window of Phragmites australis chromosome 14, lpPhrAust1.1, whole genome shotgun sequence:
- the LOC133890081 gene encoding cytosolic sulfotransferase 5-like: MATSATPGQSGPVPFKDVDDGSVPKHTPKEEFGDLVSALPRRQQSILQLRLYQGFWLLAHRVPGIVVFQRRFAPRPDDVVLASYPKCGTTWLKALAFAAAARGTYPPASEEHPLRRLNPHDCIPLIDEIFTAGEETKLDMLPSPRLMNTHLPYTLLPEPVTAGGCKLVYICRDPKDMVVSLWHFFRRAQPDLSFTDTFESVCDGTVLVGPVWDHVLSYWRASVTHQDRVLFLKYEDMLRDTGANVRRLAKFMGQPFSAAEEGAGAVASIVELCSFDKMKGLEVNKAGTMGAYLGMPRDALFRKGVAGDWANHMTPAMATRLDEIVREKFSGTGLTFT, from the coding sequence ATGGCCACCTCCGCCACGCCGGGTCAGTCTGGCCCTGTCCCGTTCAAAGACGTCGACGACGGCTCAGTCCCGAAGCACACTCCCAAGGAGGAGTTCGGCGACCTCGTCTCGGCGCTGCCGCGCAGGCAGCAGTCCATCCTTCAGCTGCGCCTTTACCAAGGCTTCTGGCTACTGGCGCACCGGGTGCCTGGCATCGTCGTCTTTCAGCGCCGCTTTGCACCGCGCCCCGACGACGTGGTCCTCGCCAGCTATCCCAAATGCGGCACCACGTGGCTCAAGGCGCTGGCcttcgccgccgcggcgcgcggcACGTACCCGCCCGCCAGCGAAGAGCACCCTCTCCGCCGGCTCAACCCGCACGACTGCATCCCATTAATCGACGAGATCTTTACTGCCGGGGAGGAGACCAAGCTTGACATGCTCCCGTCGCCGCGCCTCATGAACACTCACCTGCCGTACACCCTGCTCCCCGAGCCGGTCACTGCCGGTGGCTGCAAGCTCGTATACATCTGCAGGGACCCCAAGGACATGGTCGTCTCGCTGTGGCACTTCTTTCGGCGTGCCCAGCCGGACCTCTCGTTCACCGACACGTTCGAGTCCGTCTGCGACGGCACGGTGTTGGTCGGTCCGGTCTGGGACCACGTCCTCTCTTACTGGCGCGCGAGTGTTACGCACCAGGACAGAGTGCTCTTCCTGAAGTACGAGGACATGCTGCGAGACACGGGCGCGAACGTGCGGAGGCTGGCCAAGTTTATGGGACAGCCGTTCTCGGCCGCCGAAGagggcgccggcgccgtcgcAAGCATCGTGGAGCTGTGCAGCTTCGACAAGATGAAGGGGTTGGAGGTGAACAAGGCTGGCACCATGGGGGCATACTTGGGCATGCCGCGCGACGCCTTATTCAGGAAGGGGGTCGCCGGAGACTGGGCGAACCACATGACTCCGGCGATGGCGACGCGGCTGGACGAGATCGTGCGTGAGAAGTTTAGTGGAACAGGGCTCACCTTCACATAA